The following proteins are encoded in a genomic region of Salminus brasiliensis chromosome 17, fSalBra1.hap2, whole genome shotgun sequence:
- the gfod2 gene encoding glucose-fructose oxidoreductase domain-containing protein 2 produces MLPGVGVFGTGRMVRALVPLLQKEGFPVQAVWGRTQEEAECLANELDIPFSTSQSDDVLLHPEVHLVCILTPPPHTRQIAVKALGIGKNVISEQAATLTDACKMVTAARYYPQLMSIMSNALRFLPAFVLMKRLLGEGYCGTLQVCEARVYGGSLLSQSYGWAWEELMGGGGLHTVGSCIIDLLSYVTGGRAARVHGMLRTFVRQGSTGGGIRSVTADDYACFQLLMGGGVVCSVTLNFNLPGADLHEVMLVGSSGRLVAKGTELYGQRNSTHGEELLLSDSGSAAGPSVTGLNAMVTQLRLSFQAQEDRRSWARHPVSMAATFEDGLYIQTVVDAIKRSNRTGEWEAVEVRTQDIDPNHNHRTPPN; encoded by the exons ATGTTGCcaggtgtgggtgtgtttgggaCTGGGCGGATGGTACGTGCACTGGTACCATTACTCCAAAAGGAAGGATTCCCTGTTCAAGCTGTTTGGGGCCGAACTCAGGAAGAAGCAGAGTGCTTGGCTAATGAGTTGGACATCCCCTTCTCTACAAGCCAATCCGATGATGTTCTTCTGCATCCAGAGGTCCACCTTGTGTGTATTCTCACACCCCCACCACATACGCGTCAGATTGCAGTGAAAGCTTTAG GGATAGGAAAGAATGTGATTAGTGAGCAGGCTGCAACATTAACTGATGCTTGTAAAATGGTGACAGCAGCACGGTATTACCCGCAGTTGATGAGCATCATGAGCAATGCACTGCGCTTCCTGCCTGCCTTTGTCCTGATGAAGCGTCTGCTTGGGGAAGGTTATTGTGGGACACTGCAG GTGTGTGAAGCACGTGTATATGGAGGCTCTCTGCTTAGTCAGTCTTACGGCTGGGCATGGGAAGAGCTGATGGGGGGTGGTGGCCTGCACACAGTTGGTTCTTGCATCATTGACCTCCTGAGCTATGTGACTGGCGGACGGGCTGCTCGTGTGCATGGAATGTTGCGAACCTTCGTGCGTCAGGGCAGCACAGGAGGCGGGATTCGCTCTGTGACTGCTGATGACTATGCTTGCTTTCAGTTACTGATGGGTGGGGGTGTGGTCTGTAGTGTGACGCTGAACTTTAACCTCCCAGGTGCTGACCTACATGAGGTCATGTTGGTGGGGTCATCTGGGAGACTTGTTGCAAAGGGGACTGAGCTGTATGGCCAGCGCAACAGCACACATGGGGAGGAACTCCTTCTGAGTGACAGTGGGTCAGCTGCAGGGCCATCTGTCACAGGACTGAATGCTATGGTGACTCAACTACGTCTGTCTTTTCAGGCACAGGAGGACAGGCGGTCATGGGCACGGCATCCCGTTTCCATGGCAGCTACTTTTGAGGATGGTTTGTATATTCAGACAGTTGTTGATGCAATCAAACGGTCAAATCGCACTGGAGAGTGGGAAGCTGTGGAAGTCAGGACCCAGGATATTGATCCAAACCACAACCACAGAACCCCTCCTAACTAA
- the LOC140538022 gene encoding uncharacterized protein isoform X1, translating into MAARKRSIVWSFFQAEDEKRVLCLLCMKTVLYFGHTTNMLRHLRAKHPNDFSALDKRKSTAGKAASNNGCVEVTVMMDEQQVEVQNEVGEVEMDGAIRGILCAAAGEGTAEAEASGCEAESKVAPEGSPLPLTPNTRKWSAVWVHYRKVDQEKKALCLLCMEKIQHQSSTSNLIRHLQNKHPTEYAQLEEHPQKRPAKRKPEDGEYCPPSPAKSRIVSSRNVQSPLNSSFSDRYSGVDWSDGRKILERERELTEALRRVQQEEGRSLQQQRELMQQIRELEAERRALQNQKREQEDEHHRLKREKEELENTRLELQKEREEFHKEREELYKAKEEFRREREELERQRQELAAEKEIHGDRHIQGQVSEFYNC; encoded by the exons ATGGCGGCTCGAAAACGGAGTATAGTGTGGTCGTTTTTCCAAGCTGAGGATGAAAAAAGAGTACTATGTCTTCTCTGTATGAAGACGGTTTTATATTTCGGTCACACGACGAACATGCTTCGCCATTTACGAGCGAAACACCCGAACGATTTCTCCGCTCTGGACAAGAGGAAATCAACAGCCGGAAAAGCAGCATCCAACAATGGCTGTGTAGAAG ttacagtaatgatGGATGAGCAACAAGTGGAGGTGCAGAATGAAGTGGGTGAAGttgagatggatggagccataaGAGGAATCCTGTGTGCTGCTGCGGGAGAAGGAACAGCAGAGGCAGAAGCATCTGGATGTGAGGCAGAAAGTAAAGTTGCGCCAGAGGGCAGTCCTCTACCACTGACTCCCAATACTCGCAAGTGGAGTGCAGTGTGGGTACATTATCGAAAGGTGGATCAGGAGAAGAAAGCACTGTGTTTGCTCTGCATGGAGAAGATCCAGCACCAGAGTAGCACCAGCAACCTCATCCGGCACCTGCAAAATAAGCATCCTACTGAGTATGCACAGCTTGAGGAGCACCCCCAAAAACGCCCTGCAAAGCGTAAACCTGAGGATGGAGAATATTGCCCCCCAAGTCCTGCCAAAAGCCGCATAGTGTCAAGTCGTAATGTCCAGTCACCACTTAACAGTAGCTTCTCTGACAGATATTCAG gTGTGGATTGGTCAGATGGTCGGAAAATATTGGAGCGAGAGCGGGAGCTGACTGAAGCATTGAGGCGTGTGCAACAAGAGGAAGGCCGAAGTCTACAGCAGCAGAGGGAATTAATGCAGCAGATCCGAGAGTTGGAAGCTGAGAGGCGTGCACTTCAAAATCAAAAACGTGAACAGGAGGATGAGCACCATAGACTGAAGAGGGAAAAAGAGGAGCTTGAGAACACCAGATTGGAGCtccagaaggagagagaagagttCCATAAGGAGAGGGAGGAGTTGTATAAGGCAAAGGAGGAGTTTcggcgagagagggaggagcTGGAGAGACAGAGGCAGGAATTGGCTGCGGAGAAGGAAATTCATGGAGACAGACACATACAGGGCCAAGTCTCTGAGTTTTACAACTGTTGA
- the LOC140538022 gene encoding uncharacterized protein isoform X2 gives MMDEQQVEVQNEVGEVEMDGAIRGILCAAAGEGTAEAEASGCEAESKVAPEGSPLPLTPNTRKWSAVWVHYRKVDQEKKALCLLCMEKIQHQSSTSNLIRHLQNKHPTEYAQLEEHPQKRPAKRKPEDGEYCPPSPAKSRIVSSRNVQSPLNSSFSDRYSGVDWSDGRKILERERELTEALRRVQQEEGRSLQQQRELMQQIRELEAERRALQNQKREQEDEHHRLKREKEELENTRLELQKEREEFHKEREELYKAKEEFRREREELERQRQELAAEKEIHGDRHIQGQVSEFYNC, from the exons atgatGGATGAGCAACAAGTGGAGGTGCAGAATGAAGTGGGTGAAGttgagatggatggagccataaGAGGAATCCTGTGTGCTGCTGCGGGAGAAGGAACAGCAGAGGCAGAAGCATCTGGATGTGAGGCAGAAAGTAAAGTTGCGCCAGAGGGCAGTCCTCTACCACTGACTCCCAATACTCGCAAGTGGAGTGCAGTGTGGGTACATTATCGAAAGGTGGATCAGGAGAAGAAAGCACTGTGTTTGCTCTGCATGGAGAAGATCCAGCACCAGAGTAGCACCAGCAACCTCATCCGGCACCTGCAAAATAAGCATCCTACTGAGTATGCACAGCTTGAGGAGCACCCCCAAAAACGCCCTGCAAAGCGTAAACCTGAGGATGGAGAATATTGCCCCCCAAGTCCTGCCAAAAGCCGCATAGTGTCAAGTCGTAATGTCCAGTCACCACTTAACAGTAGCTTCTCTGACAGATATTCAG gTGTGGATTGGTCAGATGGTCGGAAAATATTGGAGCGAGAGCGGGAGCTGACTGAAGCATTGAGGCGTGTGCAACAAGAGGAAGGCCGAAGTCTACAGCAGCAGAGGGAATTAATGCAGCAGATCCGAGAGTTGGAAGCTGAGAGGCGTGCACTTCAAAATCAAAAACGTGAACAGGAGGATGAGCACCATAGACTGAAGAGGGAAAAAGAGGAGCTTGAGAACACCAGATTGGAGCtccagaaggagagagaagagttCCATAAGGAGAGGGAGGAGTTGTATAAGGCAAAGGAGGAGTTTcggcgagagagggaggagcTGGAGAGACAGAGGCAGGAATTGGCTGCGGAGAAGGAAATTCATGGAGACAGACACATACAGGGCCAAGTCTCTGAGTTTTACAACTGTTGA